Proteins encoded by one window of Candidatus Odinarchaeum yellowstonii:
- the alaS gene encoding alanine--tRNA ligase: protein MLIKEDLKKLFGEEKYLVTIFKEEGFTRRKCKRCGSYFWTLDETRELCGDTACVGGYMFLKDDYNIREMDLNKTIKHWSSYFTKNNHLRIKDYPVVARWRDDIFFTIASITDFQPWVLNGTIDPPAPSLIVAQPCIRFGGKGFCDIDNVGKTGRHLSLFIMGGQHSFNSKLRNLKGYWMNECIQLNYDYIVNELKLPKNQITYKEDVWFGGGNFGPSLEVFYNGLEIVNNVFMQYEVTYNGEYREMEFKVIDVGWGLERLTWLSRKTPNIYEAVFNSIINKLRREAEISIPEELLLEYNILSGCVEVEDSAEDKLIQSKMNNLIKGYEQEIEKLQAIYAIADHLRTFIFALADGAIPSNVGGGYNIRTLLRRVFSLNKTYLRNIDLVEVCLEHINQLKKIYPRVHNSVHLIEDILKIELERYETNIEKGRKYIQSLLEKEDKITEDKMREIYVSKGITPETVREIASALNKQVVIPPSFYLNISNKISEKTVNFEENKLKDYIKNLPATRKLYYEKPYDKKFKAKVIKNILNKYIILDQTLFYPEGGGQVGDTGRLNNHQVIKAFKISDIILHELQTPAEISEGVEVEGEIEWGRRAQLMRNHTGAHILNSAARKMLGKHVWQAGAEKTPSRSRLDITHYKSLTSEEVKAIEKLCNEIILENRKVKIKNLERDRAEKKYGFTIYQGGVVPGRILRIVEIEGWDAEACGGTHVKRTGEIAFLKIINTERIQDGVVRIEYLTGSAALEYIQQQDQELHKISTLLDVPVNQVYSAVEKFYNQTKELKKKVERIQKTISIENINMRLVERLGENELYTGIVEEATIKDLINICVGVRSRMKNAILLLFSKKDGVNIVLMIPENLAKNVNAGLIIKEELKELNVKGGGNPQLGQGVAPENIDIESIIEKVKNTLKNKLNLR, encoded by the coding sequence ATGCTTATTAAAGAAGATTTAAAAAAATTATTTGGTGAAGAAAAATATCTGGTTACCATATTCAAAGAAGAAGGTTTTACGAGAAGAAAGTGTAAGCGGTGTGGATCCTATTTTTGGACTTTAGATGAGACGCGGGAGCTGTGCGGTGACACCGCCTGTGTGGGAGGATATATGTTTCTAAAAGATGATTATAATATTAGAGAAATGGATTTAAACAAGACGATAAAACATTGGTCGAGTTACTTCACCAAAAACAATCATCTAAGAATAAAAGACTACCCTGTGGTAGCGAGATGGAGAGATGATATTTTCTTCACGATAGCTTCTATAACAGATTTTCAACCATGGGTTTTAAACGGGACAATAGACCCCCCCGCACCCTCCCTGATAGTGGCTCAACCCTGCATACGATTCGGAGGGAAAGGCTTCTGTGATATCGACAACGTAGGAAAAACAGGGAGGCACTTAAGTTTATTCATAATGGGCGGCCAGCATTCTTTTAATTCAAAGCTTAGAAACCTTAAAGGTTACTGGATGAATGAGTGCATACAACTAAATTATGATTACATAGTAAATGAGTTAAAACTCCCTAAAAATCAAATCACATACAAAGAGGATGTATGGTTTGGCGGAGGCAATTTTGGTCCAAGCTTAGAAGTTTTTTACAACGGGCTGGAGATAGTTAACAACGTTTTCATGCAATATGAAGTCACATATAACGGCGAATATAGAGAGATGGAATTTAAAGTCATCGATGTAGGTTGGGGTTTAGAAAGACTCACATGGCTGTCAAGAAAAACACCGAATATATATGAAGCTGTATTCAACAGTATAATTAACAAGCTTAGAAGAGAAGCTGAGATAAGTATACCAGAGGAGCTATTACTAGAATATAATATTCTATCAGGCTGTGTAGAAGTAGAGGACAGTGCAGAGGATAAGTTAATTCAATCTAAAATGAATAATTTAATAAAAGGATATGAACAGGAAATAGAGAAGCTACAGGCTATTTACGCTATAGCCGACCATCTTCGCACATTTATATTCGCGCTCGCGGACGGCGCCATACCCTCTAATGTAGGTGGAGGATATAATATTAGAACACTTTTAAGAAGAGTATTCTCTTTAAATAAAACTTACTTAAGAAACATAGACCTAGTAGAAGTCTGCTTAGAGCACATAAACCAGCTTAAAAAAATATATCCGCGAGTTCATAATTCAGTTCATCTTATAGAAGATATTCTAAAAATAGAATTGGAGAGATATGAAACCAATATTGAGAAAGGGCGGAAGTACATTCAAAGCCTACTTGAAAAAGAAGACAAGATTACAGAAGATAAAATGAGGGAGATATATGTTTCAAAAGGTATAACACCGGAGACTGTTAGAGAGATAGCTTCAGCCCTAAATAAACAAGTTGTAATACCCCCCTCATTTTACTTGAATATTTCAAATAAAATTTCAGAGAAAACTGTGAATTTCGAGGAGAATAAATTAAAAGATTATATCAAAAATCTACCAGCCACTAGGAAACTATACTATGAAAAACCTTATGATAAAAAGTTTAAAGCTAAAGTTATCAAAAATATTTTGAACAAGTATATTATCCTCGATCAGACACTCTTCTACCCTGAAGGTGGAGGGCAAGTAGGGGACACCGGCAGATTAAACAATCACCAGGTTATAAAAGCCTTCAAAATCTCTGATATAATACTTCACGAGCTACAAACCCCTGCAGAAATAAGTGAAGGCGTTGAAGTTGAAGGGGAGATTGAATGGGGTAGAAGAGCACAGTTGATGAGAAATCACACAGGCGCTCACATCTTAAACAGCGCTGCTAGAAAAATGCTCGGCAAACATGTATGGCAAGCCGGGGCTGAAAAGACACCTAGCAGAAGTCGACTTGACATAACACATTATAAATCTTTAACAAGTGAAGAGGTTAAAGCGATTGAAAAACTCTGTAATGAAATAATTTTAGAGAATAGAAAAGTCAAAATTAAAAATTTGGAACGAGACCGCGCTGAAAAAAAATATGGGTTCACAATATATCAAGGCGGAGTTGTTCCTGGGAGAATTCTCAGAATAGTGGAGATAGAAGGGTGGGATGCAGAGGCCTGCGGGGGTACTCATGTGAAAAGAACAGGGGAGATAGCTTTTCTGAAAATAATTAATACTGAACGAATACAAGACGGTGTGGTGCGAATAGAATATCTCACGGGAAGCGCGGCTCTTGAATACATCCAACAGCAGGACCAAGAACTTCATAAAATATCTACACTACTTGATGTACCAGTCAACCAAGTTTACAGCGCTGTTGAAAAATTCTATAACCAGACAAAAGAATTAAAGAAAAAAGTGGAGAGAATTCAGAAGACGATTAGCATTGAAAACATTAACATGAGGCTGGTTGAACGCCTAGGAGAAAACGAGTTATATACAGGGATAGTTGAGGAGGCTACTATAAAAGATTTAATAAATATATGCGTCGGGGTTAGAAGCAGAATGAAGAATGCGATACTATTATTATTCAGTAAAAAAGATGGGGTCAACATAGTTTTAATGATACCTGAAAATCTTGCAAAAAACGTTAACGCAGGTTTAATTATAAAAGAAGAATTAAAAGAATTAAATGTAAAAGGCGGTGGAAACCCCCAGCTAGGCCAAGGAGTAGCTCCTGAGAACATAGATATTGAGAGTATTATAGAAAAAGTCAAGAACACTCTAAAAAATAAATTGAATTTAAGGTAA